In Rhodobacter sp. 24-YEA-8, the following are encoded in one genomic region:
- a CDS encoding M3 family metallopeptidase, which translates to MNVLLEKWDTPFGLPPFEQIRDEDFAPAFDAALAAARDRIGAISAGEAQDFAGVIEALELAERELDQVAGVFYNLAGADSNEAREALQRDLAPKLSAFSSEVTNNKGLFAKIEALWQARADLGLTAEQLRVLDLYRQMFVRSGAGLDGAAAERLTAVKSRLASLGTSFSQNLLADERSWFMELAEDDLEGLPGFVVEAARAAGAERGLGPVVTLSRSLIVPFLQFSPRRALRQKAWEAWGQRGANGGATDNRGIAAETLALREERAKLLGYPDFAHFKLEPEMAKTPEAVRDLLMRVWAPARKKALADGQILEAMLHADGIDGPLEPWDWRYYSEKRRLAEHDLDEAVIKPYLSLDAMLAAMFGCATRLFGLEFREISGPFYHPDVRGWEVTRDGRHIAVFLGDYFARGSKRSGAWCSAIRSQRRLGGDQRPVVVNVCNFAKGDPCLLSYDDARTLFHEFGHALHQMLSDVTYGFISGTSVARDFVELPSQLYEHWLEVPEVLEEYARHYQTGEAMPADLRDRLLGASTWDQGFATVEFLASALVDLEFHSGPAPQDPMQKQAEVLAAIGLPHAIPMRHATPQFAHVFSGDGYSSGYYSYMWSEVMDADAFAAFEETGNAFDPEMAAKLERYILSAGGSEDPEQLYLKFRGAMPGVEALLKGRGLLEPV; encoded by the coding sequence ATGAATGTTCTCCTTGAGAAATGGGACACCCCTTTCGGGCTGCCGCCCTTTGAACAGATCCGGGATGAGGATTTCGCGCCGGCTTTCGATGCGGCACTGGCGGCGGCGCGGGACCGTATTGGCGCGATCAGCGCCGGCGAGGCGCAGGATTTTGCCGGCGTGATCGAGGCGCTGGAACTGGCAGAGCGTGAGCTCGATCAGGTGGCGGGGGTGTTCTACAATCTCGCCGGTGCGGATTCCAACGAGGCGCGCGAGGCCTTGCAGCGCGATCTGGCGCCGAAGCTGAGCGCATTTTCTTCGGAAGTGACCAATAACAAGGGCCTGTTTGCGAAGATCGAAGCGCTTTGGCAGGCGCGCGCGGATCTGGGACTGACCGCAGAGCAACTGCGGGTGCTGGACCTCTACCGGCAGATGTTTGTCAGATCGGGCGCGGGGCTTGATGGCGCGGCGGCGGAACGTCTGACCGCCGTGAAGTCGCGGCTGGCGAGCCTTGGCACCAGCTTCAGCCAGAATCTGCTGGCCGATGAGCGCAGCTGGTTCATGGAGCTGGCCGAAGATGACCTCGAAGGCCTGCCGGGTTTTGTTGTCGAAGCCGCGCGCGCGGCGGGGGCGGAGCGCGGGCTTGGCCCGGTGGTGACGCTTTCCCGTTCGCTGATCGTGCCGTTTTTGCAATTCTCGCCCCGGCGCGCCCTGCGGCAAAAGGCATGGGAGGCCTGGGGGCAACGCGGCGCCAATGGCGGGGCGACCGACAACCGTGGCATTGCCGCCGAGACGCTCGCCTTGCGCGAAGAACGGGCAAAGCTGCTCGGCTATCCGGATTTCGCGCATTTCAAGCTGGAACCGGAAATGGCGAAAACGCCCGAGGCAGTCAGGGATCTGTTGATGCGGGTCTGGGCGCCTGCGCGCAAAAAGGCGCTGGCGGATGGCCAGATACTGGAGGCGATGCTGCATGCGGATGGCATTGACGGGCCGCTGGAACCCTGGGACTGGCGCTATTACTCCGAGAAGCGGCGCCTTGCGGAACATGATCTCGATGAGGCGGTGATCAAGCCCTATCTCTCGCTTGATGCGATGCTGGCGGCGATGTTCGGCTGTGCCACCCGGCTTTTCGGTCTGGAATTCCGCGAGATCTCCGGGCCGTTCTACCACCCGGATGTGCGCGGCTGGGAAGTGACCCGTGACGGCCGCCATATCGCGGTTTTCCTTGGCGATTACTTCGCGCGGGGTTCGAAACGGTCGGGGGCCTGGTGTTCGGCGATCCGGTCGCAGCGCAGGCTTGGCGGTGATCAGCGCCCCGTCGTGGTCAATGTCTGCAACTTTGCCAAGGGAGATCCGTGCCTCTTGTCTTATGACGATGCGCGGACCCTGTTCCATGAATTCGGCCATGCGCTGCACCAGATGCTGTCGGATGTGACCTATGGCTTCATCTCGGGGACCAGCGTGGCGCGCGATTTCGTCGAACTGCCGAGCCAGCTTTACGAGCATTGGCTGGAAGTGCCGGAAGTGCTGGAGGAATATGCCCGCCATTACCAGACCGGCGAAGCGATGCCCGCAGATCTGCGCGACCGGCTGTTAGGGGCCTCGACCTGGGATCAGGGCTTTGCCACGGTCGAGTTCCTCGCCTCGGCTCTGGTCGATCTGGAATTCCATTCCGGCCCCGCGCCCCAGGATCCGATGCAGAAACAGGCCGAGGTGCTTGCCGCAATCGGCTTGCCCCATGCGATCCCGATGCGCCATGCCACGCCGCAATTTGCACATGTGTTTTCCGGCGATGGATATTCCTCGGGGTATTACAGCTATATGTGGTCGGAAGTGATGGATGCCGATGCCTTTGCTGCCTTTGAAGAGACCGGCAATGCCTTTGATCCGGAAATGGCGGCAAAGCTTGAACGCTACATCCTCTCGGCCGGTGGCTCGGAAGACCCGGAACAGCTTTATCTGAAGTTCCGCGGCGCCATGCCGGGGGTGGAGGCGCTTTTGAAGGGCAGAGGGCTTCTCGAGCCGGTCTGA
- a CDS encoding response regulator — MASRLPASPVVLPGLLPVALSLPLRGLTVLAVEDSRFASEALRLMYQRSGARLRRAESLAAAASHLGIYRPDLMIVDLGLPDGRGEDLISGLSGTGGPVVLGTSADSDGMTRAMRAGAAGYLGKPLPDLAGFQAAVLAHLCDRHLRGAPGGGGDPAAVEPDPMALRDDLRLAEARLQHAPTAQATRDWLRGFLAGLALQSGDEALKSAAEAVSRNGDPGPIRAILSEKIRQMPAFLPPGKSSGSTRQGWV; from the coding sequence ATGGCCAGCCGTCTTCCCGCCAGTCCGGTTGTATTGCCCGGTCTTCTGCCTGTCGCCCTGTCGCTGCCCCTGCGGGGGCTGACGGTGCTTGCGGTGGAAGACAGCCGCTTTGCCAGCGAGGCGTTGCGGCTGATGTACCAGCGCTCGGGCGCGCGTCTCAGGCGGGCGGAAAGCCTGGCGGCTGCGGCCTCACATCTGGGGATCTACCGGCCGGATCTGATGATTGTCGATCTGGGTCTGCCCGATGGGCGGGGCGAAGATCTGATCAGCGGCCTGAGCGGGACAGGCGGGCCGGTGGTGCTGGGAACCAGCGCCGACAGCGACGGGATGACGCGGGCGATGCGGGCGGGGGCCGCGGGCTATCTCGGCAAGCCGCTGCCCGATCTTGCCGGGTTTCAGGCGGCAGTTCTGGCGCATCTGTGCGACCGGCATCTGCGCGGCGCGCCTGGCGGTGGGGGCGACCCCGCTGCTGTGGAACCCGATCCGATGGCGCTGCGCGATGATCTGCGGCTTGCCGAGGCCAGATTGCAGCATGCCCCCACAGCACAGGCCACCCGCGACTGGCTGCGCGGATTTCTGGCCGGCCTCGCGCTGCAAAGTGGCGATGAGGCGCTGAAATCCGCGGCCGAAGCGGTCAGCCGCAATGGCGATCCCGGTCCTATCCGGGCGATCCTCAGCGAAAAGATCCGGCAGATGCCGGCTTTCCTGCCACCTGGTAAAAGCTCCGGCAGCACGCGGCAGGGCTGGGTCTGA
- the mce gene encoding methylmalonyl-CoA epimerase, with product MIGRLNHVAIAVPDLEAAARQYRDTLGAKVGAPQDEPDHGVTVIFIELPNTKIELLYPLGENSPINGFLEKNPSGGIHHICYEVEDIIAARDRLKAQGARVLGNGEPKIGAHGKPVLFLHPKDFNGCLVELEQV from the coding sequence ATGATCGGACGTCTGAACCATGTCGCCATTGCCGTGCCCGATCTTGAAGCCGCCGCGCGCCAGTATCGCGACACGCTTGGCGCAAAAGTCGGCGCCCCTCAGGATGAACCCGATCATGGCGTGACGGTGATCTTCATCGAATTGCCGAATACCAAGATCGAACTGCTGTATCCGCTGGGCGAAAACTCTCCGATCAATGGCTTTCTGGAAAAGAACCCTTCGGGCGGCATTCACCATATCTGCTATGAGGTCGAGGATATAATCGCGGCCCGTGACCGGCTGAAGGCGCAGGGTGCGCGGGTGCTGGGCAATGGCGAGCCGAAGATTGGCGCCCATGGCAAACCCGTCCTTTTCCTGCATCCCAAGGATTTCAACGGCTGTCTTGTGGAGCTTGAACAGGTATGA
- a CDS encoding GNAT family N-acetyltransferase, producing MQNDQTKPGPVWGEALPDWTPPPSPASLALEGRNVRLEPLSAWQHAAELHDSFAGHDRLWDYMGYGPFATAADYHRWTEASEGDRDPYFLVLRDLETGRASGVASFLRIAPDSGSVEVGHICISPVLQRKVAVTEAMHLMMGWAFAAGYRRYEWKCNALNLPSRSAAQRLGFSFEGVFRQHMIVKGHSRDTAWFSVIDKEWPALEAAHKAWLDPSNFDIEDRQKTRLSDLTRPLLAVRDPGLL from the coding sequence ATGCAGAATGATCAGACCAAACCGGGGCCGGTCTGGGGCGAAGCCCTGCCCGACTGGACGCCGCCGCCATCGCCTGCGAGTCTCGCACTCGAAGGGCGCAATGTGCGGCTCGAGCCGCTTTCGGCCTGGCAACATGCGGCCGAGCTTCATGACAGTTTCGCCGGCCATGACCGGCTCTGGGACTATATGGGCTACGGGCCTTTCGCCACGGCTGCGGATTATCACCGCTGGACCGAAGCCTCTGAGGGCGACAGGGATCCGTATTTCCTTGTGCTGCGCGATCTGGAAACCGGGCGGGCCAGTGGGGTCGCCTCTTTCCTGCGGATCGCACCGGATAGCGGGTCGGTCGAGGTGGGCCATATCTGCATTTCACCCGTTTTGCAGCGCAAGGTGGCGGTGACCGAAGCGATGCATCTGATGATGGGCTGGGCCTTTGCCGCCGGGTATCGTCGCTATGAGTGGAAATGTAACGCGCTGAACCTGCCCTCGCGCAGCGCGGCGCAGCGGCTGGGCTTCAGCTTTGAAGGGGTCTTCCGCCAGCATATGATTGTAAAGGGTCACAGCCGCGATACGGCCTGGTTCTCAGTAATCGACAAGGAATGGCCAGCGCTGGAGGCAGCGCATAAGGCCTGGCTTGATCCGTCAAATTTCGACATCGAAGACCGGCAGAAGACCCGCCTCTCGGATCTGACACGCCCTTTGCTGGCGGTCCGGGATCCCGGGCTTTTGTGA
- a CDS encoding transporter substrate-binding domain-containing protein, which translates to MTPSQTFRMASAAFFLTGMALAPMAMAETLPDLAGREVVVATENTYPPLQYIGPEGKPVGWEYDAVTEIARRLNLTVKYENTSWDAMIPAISAGQYDVAMNGITIKEERLEAVDFSQPYMLSQMLMVVRGDESRFTDAASFAADSDLLMAAQPGTTPFYVGVYDVLDGDEKNPRIVKFETFGAGLQALQAGDVDLVLSDSTAAHGYVDTSGGALKIIGAPLGAEEFGFIFPKGSDLVQPFDAAISAMEADGSLEALNRKWFFDTRDGG; encoded by the coding sequence CGCTGCTTTTTTTCTGACCGGGATGGCGCTGGCGCCGATGGCCATGGCCGAGACGCTGCCGGATCTTGCCGGTCGCGAGGTCGTGGTTGCGACCGAGAACACCTATCCGCCGCTGCAATATATCGGGCCCGAGGGCAAACCTGTCGGCTGGGAATATGATGCGGTCACCGAGATCGCCAGACGGCTGAACCTGACGGTGAAATACGAGAATACGAGCTGGGATGCGATGATCCCGGCGATTTCGGCGGGCCAGTATGATGTCGCGATGAACGGTATCACCATCAAGGAGGAACGGCTGGAAGCGGTTGATTTCTCTCAGCCCTATATGCTGTCGCAGATGCTGATGGTTGTCCGGGGCGATGAAAGCCGCTTTACCGATGCGGCATCATTCGCAGCGGACAGCGATTTGCTGATGGCGGCGCAGCCCGGCACGACGCCCTTTTATGTGGGCGTCTATGACGTGCTGGATGGCGACGAGAAAAACCCGCGTATCGTGAAATTCGAGACCTTCGGCGCGGGCCTTCAGGCGCTGCAGGCCGGCGATGTCGATCTGGTTCTCTCGGACAGCACCGCAGCGCATGGCTATGTCGATACCTCGGGCGGGGCGCTGAAGATCATCGGTGCGCCGCTGGGGGCAGAGGAATTCGGGTTCATCTTTCCGAAAGGCTCGGATCTGGTTCAGCCCTTCGATGCGGCGATCAGCGCGATGGAGGCGGATGGCAGCCTTGAGGCGCTGAACCGCAAATGGTTCTTTGACACCAGGGATGGCGGCTGA
- a CDS encoding amino acid ABC transporter permease — translation MSGRRRQEAGPDFPWWLLALGGLLLWLFAEILSDEHYRAALVMLSEGIRITVLVSLTAFAGACLLGLVLAMMALSQRIWLRQIARFYVELMRGIPMMVLLLYVAFALAPLLILGVNRVGGLFGADPLTTRDFPLLWRAVLALVLAYSAFLAEIFRAGIGAVNQGQVEAADALGLSRWQRFRLVVFPQAFRLILPPLGNDFIAMVKDSSLVAVLGVTDIAQLAKVASSTNFRYMETYNVAAMLYLVMTLGLSLVLRWIERRLAVRPEPGGSASRR, via the coding sequence GTGAGCGGGCGTCGCAGGCAGGAAGCCGGGCCGGATTTTCCCTGGTGGCTGCTGGCGCTTGGCGGGCTTTTGTTGTGGCTTTTCGCGGAAATCCTCTCGGATGAACATTACCGCGCCGCGCTGGTGATGCTGTCCGAAGGCATCCGGATCACCGTTCTGGTCTCGCTGACCGCTTTTGCGGGTGCCTGTCTTCTGGGCCTCGTGCTGGCGATGATGGCCCTGTCGCAGCGGATCTGGCTCAGGCAGATCGCAAGGTTCTATGTCGAGCTGATGCGCGGCATTCCGATGATGGTCCTGCTTTTATATGTGGCCTTCGCGCTGGCGCCTTTGCTGATCCTGGGTGTGAACCGCGTGGGTGGCCTCTTCGGAGCCGACCCCCTGACCACCCGTGACTTCCCGCTTTTGTGGCGTGCGGTCCTTGCGCTGGTGCTGGCCTACAGCGCCTTTCTGGCCGAGATTTTCCGCGCCGGCATCGGTGCCGTCAATCAGGGCCAGGTCGAGGCCGCCGATGCACTTGGCCTGAGCCGCTGGCAACGCTTTCGCCTGGTGGTCTTCCCCCAGGCCTTCCGGCTGATCCTGCCACCTTTGGGCAATGATTTCATTGCGATGGTCAAGGACAGCTCGCTGGTGGCGGTGCTGGGGGTGACCGATATCGCGCAATTGGCCAAGGTCGCCTCCTCGACCAATTTCCGCTATATGGAAACCTATAATGTGGCGGCGATGCTGTATCTGGTGATGACGCTGGGCCTGTCGCTGGTGCTGCGCTGGATCGAGCGTCGGCTGGCAGTGCGGCCTGAGCCGGGGGGCTCTGCCAGCCGCAGGTGA
- a CDS encoding DUF1467 family protein: MNLTSGVVLFAVTWFLTFYIVLMLRTRTQAEAGDIVPGTPAGAPAEENIGRSALIATGFALVIWGAMAAVILWGGITIEDLDFRGILEPKDSVQTPAS; this comes from the coding sequence ATGAACCTCACCTCTGGCGTCGTCCTCTTCGCGGTCACCTGGTTTCTGACCTTCTACATCGTGCTGATGCTGCGCACCCGCACCCAGGCCGAGGCGGGCGATATCGTTCCGGGCACCCCCGCCGGGGCGCCGGCCGAAGAAAATATCGGCCGCTCGGCCCTGATCGCCACGGGCTTTGCACTGGTGATCTGGGGGGCGATGGCGGCGGTGATCCTCTGGGGCGGCATCACCATCGAAGACCTTGATTTCCGGGGTATTCTGGAGCCGAAAGACAGCGTGCAAACGCCGGCATCCTGA
- a CDS encoding nitroreductase yields the protein MTNKNTAALDFLATRLSQPARMFNPPVPSRDELTAMLQLALRVPDHGKLEPWRLIVLEKPDFTRLADLAEARAKEMGADAEKLEKGRGQYDRGHLAVVVISAPKASDKIPVEEQVLSAGALCMSLLSVATASGWGANWLSGWPAHDAVFRARAFGCQGAETVAGIIHIGTAAHAFPDRPRPDPARVVQWGLGPA from the coding sequence ATGACCAACAAAAACACCGCCGCGCTGGATTTCCTGGCCACCCGCCTGTCGCAGCCGGCCAGGATGTTTAACCCGCCGGTGCCGTCGCGGGACGAGCTGACCGCGATGCTGCAGCTGGCGCTCCGGGTGCCCGATCATGGCAAGCTGGAGCCCTGGCGCCTGATCGTGCTGGAAAAACCCGATTTCACCCGCCTCGCCGATCTGGCCGAGGCACGGGCGAAAGAGATGGGAGCGGATGCGGAAAAACTTGAAAAGGGGCGCGGCCAGTATGATCGCGGCCATCTGGCGGTGGTGGTGATTTCCGCGCCGAAAGCCTCGGATAAGATCCCTGTGGAAGAGCAGGTGCTGTCTGCGGGCGCGCTGTGCATGTCGCTTTTGTCGGTGGCGACGGCCTCGGGCTGGGGGGCGAACTGGCTCAGCGGCTGGCCGGCACATGATGCGGTGTTCCGGGCGCGGGCCTTTGGCTGCCAGGGCGCCGAGACCGTGGCGGGCATCATCCATATCGGCACAGCCGCGCATGCGTTTCCCGACCGGCCGCGCCCGGATCCTGCGCGGGTGGTGCAATGGGGGCTCGGGCCGGCCTGA
- a CDS encoding 2OG-Fe(II) oxygenase — protein sequence MSGLSEVSTSPVPAPDVASGAVDRLRQYDWAAFAAGMDSFGCAVLPGLLSPGECADLAGDYGAEAPFRSHIHMARHGFGRGEYKYYRYPLPDLIAGLRSALYPHLAGLANDWSARLGAGRVYPDRHQDFLRDCHEAGQTRPTPLLLQYGPGDFNCLHQDLYGDLAFPIQVAFLLSEPGRDFTGGEFVLTEQRPRMQSRAEVVPLAQGDAVAFAVHNRPVEGTRGSYRVNLRHGVSRIRSGQRHTLGIIFHDAR from the coding sequence GTGAGCGGTCTGTCTGAGGTCAGCACTTCGCCCGTTCCCGCGCCTGATGTCGCATCCGGCGCTGTGGACAGGCTGCGCCAATATGACTGGGCCGCCTTTGCCGCCGGGATGGACAGTTTTGGCTGCGCGGTTCTGCCAGGGCTTCTTTCACCCGGGGAATGCGCGGATCTTGCCGGGGATTATGGTGCAGAGGCGCCGTTTCGCAGCCATATCCACATGGCACGGCATGGCTTTGGCCGGGGCGAATACAAGTATTACCGCTATCCGCTGCCGGATCTGATCGCGGGGCTGCGGAGCGCGCTTTATCCGCATCTCGCCGGGCTTGCGAATGACTGGAGCGCGCGTCTGGGGGCAGGGCGGGTCTATCCGGATCGCCATCAGGATTTCCTGCGCGACTGCCATGAGGCCGGCCAGACACGTCCGACACCGCTCCTCCTGCAATATGGGCCGGGCGATTTCAATTGCCTGCATCAGGATCTCTATGGCGATCTGGCCTTCCCGATCCAGGTGGCCTTCCTTCTGTCCGAGCCGGGGCGCGATTTTACCGGCGGCGAGTTTGTGCTGACCGAGCAACGCCCCCGGATGCAGAGCCGGGCCGAGGTGGTGCCACTGGCGCAGGGTGACGCGGTCGCATTTGCGGTGCATAACCGGCCGGTCGAGGGCACAAGAGGCAGCTACCGTGTCAACCTTCGTCATGGCGTCAGCCGCATTCGCTCCGGGCAAAGGCATACACTTGGGATCATCTTCCATGACGCCCGATGA
- the ada gene encoding bifunctional DNA-binding transcriptional regulator/O6-methylguanine-DNA methyltransferase Ada, with translation MMTTRNSAVATTSATEQDPRWQSVVAREAAADGRFVYAVKTTGVYCRPSCPSRRAKPQNVRFFDLPDEAEAAGYRPCQRCAPRGPSVTEANAALVAAACRLIEASEEVPKLQDLAAKIGMSPWWFHRQFRAVTGLTPAQWASAHRRRKVRAELADKGSSVTGAIYGAGFGSGSRFYEGSDAALGMTPTAFRNGGKDAEIRFAVGASSLGAILVAQSDRGICAITLGDDPEALVRDLQDSFPRARLIGDDPEFEALVARVAGLVEAPQTGFDLPLDIRGTAFQERVWQALRQIPPGETASYADIARRIGAPKAVRAVAQACGANRIALAIPCHRVIRNDGALSGYRWGIARKRALLEKEGGL, from the coding sequence ATGATGACGACCCGTAATTCAGCTGTCGCAACCACGTCTGCGACCGAACAGGATCCGCGCTGGCAGAGCGTGGTGGCACGCGAGGCGGCGGCTGATGGCCGCTTTGTCTATGCGGTAAAGACCACGGGCGTCTATTGCCGCCCCTCTTGCCCCTCGCGCAGGGCGAAGCCGCAAAATGTGCGCTTTTTCGATCTTCCGGATGAGGCGGAGGCGGCGGGCTACCGCCCCTGTCAGCGCTGCGCGCCGCGTGGGCCCTCGGTGACCGAGGCGAATGCCGCGCTGGTCGCCGCCGCCTGCCGGCTGATCGAGGCCTCCGAAGAGGTGCCGAAGCTGCAGGATCTGGCAGCAAAGATCGGCATGAGCCCCTGGTGGTTCCACCGGCAGTTCCGGGCAGTGACCGGGCTGACCCCGGCGCAATGGGCCAGCGCGCATCGCCGGCGCAAGGTCCGGGCCGAGCTGGCCGACAAGGGCAGCAGCGTGACCGGCGCGATCTATGGCGCGGGCTTTGGCTCTGGCAGCCGGTTTTACGAAGGCTCGGACGCGGCGCTTGGCATGACCCCGACGGCTTTTCGCAATGGCGGCAAGGATGCCGAGATCCGGTTTGCGGTCGGGGCGAGCAGCCTTGGCGCGATCCTGGTTGCGCAAAGTGACCGGGGCATCTGCGCCATTACCCTGGGCGATGACCCCGAGGCGCTGGTCCGGGATCTGCAGGACAGCTTTCCCCGCGCCAGGCTGATCGGTGATGACCCGGAATTCGAGGCGCTGGTGGCCCGGGTTGCGGGCCTGGTTGAGGCGCCGCAGACCGGGTTTGATCTGCCTCTCGATATTCGGGGCACCGCGTTTCAGGAACGGGTCTGGCAGGCGTTGCGGCAGATCCCGCCGGGAGAGACCGCCTCTTACGCCGATATCGCCCGCCGCATCGGCGCGCCAAAAGCGGTGCGTGCGGTCGCCCAGGCCTGCGGCGCCAACCGGATCGCGCTCGCTATCCCCTGTCATCGCGTGATCCGCAATGATGGCGCGCTGTCGGGCTATCGCTGGGGCATTGCCCGCAAACGCGCGCTGCTGGAAAAGGAGGGTGGATTGTGA
- a CDS encoding DUF1993 family protein, translating to MYQTTVPVFRHSLSRIADMVAIAGPEALDQPFQDMTARQRFSIAAGLSIEICFPLAGRELPDLPEALGPRLAVARALLGGMKPTEFDPDPSRRIRRQINGIPLDLSAGNFLHLFGMPSFYFQMALGYAGLRAAGVTLSEADFNGFGAPSP from the coding sequence ATGTATCAGACCACGGTCCCCGTCTTTCGCCATTCCCTTTCGCGCATTGCGGATATGGTGGCGATTGCGGGGCCCGAGGCGCTGGATCAGCCCTTCCAGGACATGACGGCCCGCCAGCGATTTTCCATCGCGGCGGGCCTTTCCATTGAGATCTGCTTCCCATTGGCAGGGCGAGAGCTGCCGGATTTGCCAGAGGCGCTCGGGCCGCGTCTTGCAGTGGCGCGGGCCTTGCTGGGCGGCATGAAGCCAACCGAGTTTGACCCCGACCCGTCTCGCAGGATCCGGCGGCAGATCAACGGGATTCCCCTGGATCTTTCCGCCGGAAACTTCCTGCACCTCTTTGGCATGCCCTCGTTTTACTTCCAGATGGCGCTTGGCTATGCCGGGCTGCGGGCGGCGGGTGTCACCCTGAGCGAGGCGGATTTCAACGGGTTCGGCGCTCCATCACCCTAA
- a CDS encoding methylated-DNA--[protein]-cysteine S-methyltransferase → MTPDDQTGDPTTDLTGKSAAALTIGSIATPLGALIMVTDATGGLMASEYADHEDRLHRLLSRRIGPVNLRPGAIPRRVAAAVEAYFAGDLAATDGIAVCLTGSPFQNLAWAALRRIPPGRPVTYGEQALRIGRPGAARAVGRANGSNPFNLILPCHRLVGADGALTGYAGGLERKRWLLDHEARFAAPG, encoded by the coding sequence ATGACGCCCGATGATCAGACCGGAGATCCGACCACTGACCTGACCGGTAAGTCTGCCGCTGCGCTGACCATCGGCAGCATCGCGACCCCGCTGGGTGCGCTGATCATGGTCACAGATGCGACGGGCGGGCTGATGGCATCGGAATATGCGGACCATGAGGACCGGCTGCACCGGCTGCTCTCGCGCCGCATCGGGCCGGTCAATCTGCGACCCGGGGCGATCCCGCGCCGGGTGGCTGCGGCGGTGGAGGCCTATTTCGCGGGCGATCTGGCGGCGACAGACGGGATCGCGGTCTGTCTGACGGGCAGCCCGTTCCAGAACCTCGCCTGGGCGGCCTTGCGCCGCATCCCGCCCGGCAGACCGGTGACCTATGGCGAACAGGCGCTCCGGATCGGCAGGCCGGGCGCGGCGCGGGCAGTGGGGCGTGCGAATGGCAGCAACCCGTTCAACCTGATCCTGCCCTGCCACCGGCTTGTCGGTGCGGATGGCGCATTGACGGGCTATGCTGGCGGGCTGGAACGCAAGCGATGGCTGCTCGATCACGAGGCGCGCTTTGCCGCGCCGGGGTGA